One Panicum virgatum strain AP13 chromosome 9K, P.virgatum_v5, whole genome shotgun sequence genomic region harbors:
- the LOC120648153 gene encoding putative disease resistance protein RGA3: MPCEVMDFPCKYLGLPLSIRKLTKADLQPMVDKVADMLSGWKAALMSTTGHAILVKTVLTAVPVYLLIALDAPKWLLRAIDKLCRAFLWKGCPQYKSTPFSSLTAPHSSSMDRLKDLLGDRPLKGIFSALGLPEKAGGAVLDVLCSRGARLWNVEEEAGKLRRTKERIRAVLEDAEQRRFIDHDSVKLWLRELRAAAFDVDALLDRLGTITAAARLQAAAEHSRKRKRPWPSFELGPWRRWELDGKIANINERLDNINRDRKRYRLQAGDGRRTAAQPTQRRPWLLEAAAHRDERPIGRDEEKEQIVRALVSDNAGMDLPVVSIWGTAGIGKTALARLVHNDPKVANFFTDRIWVWLPDTCDVRTATKMIIEAVTSKKCELLSLDILQQRLHGHLRKKRFLLVIDNLWADGFQFWEFLRPSLTAGEKGSKVLITTQHERVSRMSSPILSIPLKPLGDEECWQILKVYALSGWSSRDQHDLELESIGRSIAANCQGSPLAAKSLGVLLSDTHGDREQWESILSEMRILEGDKSTNNILPSLQISYQHLPYHLKQCFAFCSVLPLGVEFEKEELVRLWIADGLVKSSGRRRVEMEAGRCFDELLWRSFIETSDTFPIRKFRVPSLMLELAQLVSKHESLTLGPDNSHIAERPEWIRYATILCPKDEPLAFHMIYHYENSRLLKLFPKTKLPSNQVPSELFSKLTCLRALDLSYTELDLLPDSIGFCIHLRYLNLRNTLIKTLPETVCNLFNLQTLDLRDCFWLMDLPEGMSRLVNMRHLCLHLDWDRVTAFRSMPSGIDKLLSLQTLSRFVTVSKDGGKCNITELKNLKIRGELCILNLEAATHSGAREANLSGKEYLHKLMLKWSDNTCKDEQQLDIENSERVLEALCAHSSLKHLRIDNYPGRKLSSWVEKLSSLDTLEIFSCPRLTQFSVEALRSLRNFRIRQCGDLAVLPRGLCSLESLDCLEIHGTSNLRISAVDILPRNISQLTVSGCYTLEEWCRQEGAERVQQIRDTRIQFSI; this comes from the coding sequence TACAAGTCAACCCCCTTCTCGTCGCTCACGGCACCCCACTCGTCGTCCATGGATCGGCTCAAGGACCTGCTGGGGGATCGACCGCTGAAGGGCATCTTCTCCGCGCTCGGCCTGccggagaaggccggcggcgccgtcctCGACGTCCTGTGCTCCCGTGGGGCTCGCCTGTGGAacgtcgaggaggaggccggcaaGCTGCGCCGCACCAAGGAGCGCATCCGCGCCGTGCTCGAGGACGCGGAGCAGCGCCGCTTCATCGACCACGACTCCGTCAAGCTCTGGCTCCGGGAGCTCCGGGCCGCCGCCTTCGACGTCGACGCCCTGCTCGACCGCCTGGGCACCATCACGGCCGCGGCCAGGCTGCAGGCGGCCGCCGAGCACTCGCGGAAGCGGAAGCGGCCGTGGCCAAGCTTCGAGCTCGGCccgtggcggcggtgggagCTGGACGGGAAGATCGCCAATATCAACGAACGCCTGGACAATATCAACAGGGACAGGAAAAGGTACAGGTTGCAGGCCGGGGACGGGAGGAGGACCGCGGCTCAGCCGACGCAGCGCCGCCCATGGCTCCTTGAAGCTgccgcgcatcgcgacgagagGCCCATTGGCCGCGACGAGGAGAAGGAGCAGATCGTCCGTGCTCTGGTTTCTGACAATGCAGGCATGGACCTCCCTGTGGTTTCCATTTGGGGAACGGCAGGCATTGGGAAGACAGCACTGGCACGGTTAGTCCACAACGATCCTAAGGTAGCAAACTTCTTCACTGACAGGATTTGGGTTTGGTTACCAGATACGTGTGATGTGAGGACTGCCACCAAGATGATCATCGAAGCTGTGACCAGTAAAAAATGTGAGCTTCTAAGCTTGGACATATTGCAGCAAAGGCTGCACGGCCACCTGCGCAAAAAGCGGTTCTTGTTGGTGATCGATAACCTTTGGGCAGATGGATTTCAGTTCTGGGAATTTCTGAGGCCCTCGCTGACAGCTGGAGAGAAAGGAAGCAAGGTTCTCATCACTACTCAACACGAAAGAGTGTCTAGGATGAGTTCCCCCATTCTAAGCATCCCTTTAAAGCCCTTGGGGGATGAAGAATGCTGGCAAATCCTCAAAGTCTATGCATTGTCAGGGTGGAGTAGCAGAGATCAGCATGATCTGGAGTTGGAGTCCATTGGGCGGAGCATTGCCGCAAACTGCCAAGGCTCCCCGTTAGCTGCTAAGTCTCTTGGGGTGCTTTTGTCCGACACTCATGGAGATAGAGAACAGTGGGAAAGCATACTAAGCGAAATGCGGATTCTTGAAGGTGACAAAAGCACAAACAATATCTTACCAAGTTTGCAAATAAGTTATCAGCACTTGCCATATCATCTCAAACAGTGTTTTGCCTTTTGTTCTGTACTTCCTCTTGGTGTTGAGTTTGAGAAGGAAGAACTGGTTAGACTCTGGATCGCCGATGGTCTTGTTAAGAGCAGTGGAAGGAGAAGAGTTGAGATGGAAGCAGGAAGATGCTTTGATGAGCTCCTATGGAGATCATTCATTGAAACTTCTGACACCTTCCCTATACGAAAGTTTAGGGTGCCAAGTTTGATGCTTGAGCTAGCACAACTTGTTTCGAAACATGAATCTTTAACTCTCGGCCCTGACAATTCACATATTGCTGAACGTCCTGAATGGATTCGTTATGCAACTATCTTGTGCCCAAAAGATGAGCCTCTTGCATTCCACATGATTTATCACTATGAAAATTCTAGGCTCTTGAAATTATTCCCCAAGACGAAACTACCCTCAAATCAGGTTCCATCAGAACTTTTCTCAAAGCTGACTTGTCTGCGTGCACTAGATCTGAGTTACACTGAGCTAGATCTCCTGCCAGATTCTATTGGTTTCTGTATACACCTCAGGTACCTCAACCTTCGGAATACTCTGATAAAGACTCTTCCGGAAACAGTCTGCAACCTATTCAATTTGCAGACACTTGACCTCAGGGACTGCTTCTGGCTCATGGATTTGCCTGAAGGCATGAGCCGCTTAGTTAACATGAGGCACCTCTGTTTACATCTTGATTGGGATAGAGTTACGGCTTTCAGATCAATGCCAAGCGGCATTGACAAGTTACTATCACTTCAGACTCTTTCTAGGTTTGTTACAGTCTCCAAAGATGGAGGTAAATGCAACATTACTGAGTTAAAGAACTTGAAGATCCGTGGAGAGCTTTGTATTCTTAATTTAGAAGCTGCCACACATAGTGGTGCCAGGGAGGCCAATTTGAGTGGGAAAGAGTACTTGCACAAATTGATGCTGAAATGGAGTGATAACACATGCAAGGATGAGCAGCAGCTGGACATAGAGAATAGTGAGAGAGTCCTTGAGGCACTCTGCGCACATAGCAGCCTCAAGCATCTACGCATCGATAACTACCCTGGAAGAAAACTCTCCTCTTGGGTAGAGAAGCTCTCATCTCTGGATACTCTTGAGATATTTTCTTGCCCCAGGCTCACTCAATTTTCTGTGGAGGCACTGCGGTCTCTCCGAAATTTCAGGATTCGTCAATGCGGTGATCTTGCAGTTCTTCCCAGAGGCTTATGCAGCCTGGAGTCCCTTGATTGTCTGGAAATCCATGGCACTTCAAATCTGAGAATAAGTGCAGTGGACATATTGCCAAGAAACATCTCTCAGCTGACTGTAAGTGGATGCTACACCCTGGAGGAATGGTGCCGGCAAGAAGGTGCTGAGAGAGTGCAGCAAATTCGTGATACAAGGATTCAATTTAGTATTTGA
- the LOC120652519 gene encoding protein ETHYLENE-INSENSITIVE 3-like 1a, which yields MMGGGLMMDQGMVFPGVHNFVDLLQQNGDKNLGFGSLMPQTSSGDQCVMGEGDLVDPPPESFPDAGEDDSDDDVEDIEELERRMWRDRMKLKRLRELQQTRGKDQAAAGGGGGDGSSKPRQSQEQARRKKMSRAQDGILKYMLKMMEVCRAQGFVYGIIPEKGKPVSGASDNLRAWWKEKVRFDRNGPAAIAKYQADNAVPGAENELASGAASPHSLQELQDTTLGSLLSALMQHCDPPQRRYPLEKGVPPPWWPTGDEEWWPELGIPKDQVPPPYKKPHDLKKAWKVSVLTAVIKHMSPDIEKIRRLVRQSKCLQDKMTAKEISTWLAVVKQEEELYLKLQPGARPPASAGGIASAISFNASSSEYDVDIADECKGDEAGDQKSAVADPTAFNLGAAMLSDKFLMPPPMKEETAEVEFIQKRNAPAAAEPELMLNNRVYTCNNVQCPHSDYSYGFLDRNARNSHQYTCKYNDPLPQSSENKPPPPPPPPQSQAFQGSFSQPNQALNNLDFSLPMDGQRSIAELMNMYDNNFMANKSMSSDSVSIMERPNALPPRMQMDDGFFGQGNGVFDDVNSMMQQPQQAPVQQQQQQPAQQQFFIRDDAPYGSQMGDITGTSEFRFGSGFNMSSNVDYPGAAQQKNDGPNWYY from the coding sequence ATGATGGGAGGTGGGCTGATGATGGATCAGGGCATGGTGTTCCCTGGCGTCCACAATTTCGTGGATCTCCTGCAGCAGAACGGCGACAAGAACCTCGGCTTTGGGTCGCTGATGCCGCAAACGTCGTCCGGCGACCAGTGCGTGATGGGCGAGGGCGACCTTGTCGATCCGCCGCCGGAGAGCTTCCCGGATGCCGGGGAGGACGACAGCGATGACGACGTCGAGGACATCGAGGAGCTGGAGCGCCGCATGTGGCGCGACCGCATGAAGCTGAAGCGGCTCAGGGAGCTGCAGCAGACCCGCGGCAAGGACCAggcggctgccggcggcggtgggggcgatGGGTCCTCCAAGCCGAGGCAGTCGCAGGAGCAGGCGCGGCGCAAGAAGATGTCCCGCGCGCAGGACGGCATCCTCAAGTACATGCTCAAGATGATGGAGGTGTGCCGCGCGCAGGGGTTCGTGTACGGGATCATCCCGGAGAAGGGCAAGCCGGTGAGCGGCGCCTCCGACAACCTCCGTGCCTGGTGGAAGGAGAAGGTTCGGTTCGACCGGAACGGCCCGGCCGCCATCGCCAAGTACCAGGCCGACAACGCCGTCCCCGGCGCCGAGAACGAGCTCGCCTCAGGCGCCGCCAGCCCGCACTCCCTGCAGGAGCTGCAGGACACCACGCTCGGCTCGCTGCTCTCGGCGCTGATGCAGCACTGCGACCCCCCGCAGCGGCGCTACCCGCTGGAGAAGggcgtgccgccgccgtggtggccCACCGGCGACGAGGAGTGGTGGCCGGAGCTCGGCATCCCCAAGGACCAGGTCCCGCCCCCCTACAAGAAGCCCCACGATCTCAAGAAGGCCTGGAAGGTGAGCGTGCTCACCGCTGTCATCAAGCACATGTCGCCAGACATCGAGAAGATCCGCCGCCTCGTCCGCCAGTCCAAGTGCCTCCAGGACAAGATGACCGCCAAGGAGATCTCCACCTGGCTGGCGGTCGTCAAGCAGGAAGAGGAGCTCTACCTGAAGCTGCAGCCCGGCGCCCGCCCGCCGGCGTCTGCCGGCGGCATCGCCAGCGCCATCTCGTTCAACGCCAGCTCAAGCGAGTACGACGTCGACATCGCTGACGAGTGCAAGGGCGACGAGGCCGGCGACCAGAAGTCGGCCGTCGCCGACCCAACCGCCTTCAACCTTGGCGCGGCTATGCTGAGCGACAAGTTCCTCATGCCGCCGCCGATGAAGGAGGAGACCGCTGAGGTTGAGTTCATCCAGAAGAGgaacgcgcccgccgccgcggagccagAGCTGATGCTGAACAACCGCGTGTACACCTGCAACAACGTTCAGTGCCCGCACAGCGACTACAGCTACGGATTCCTCGACCGGAACGCCCGCAACAGCCACCAGTACACCTGCAAGTACAACGATCCTCTCCCGCAGAGCTCTGAGaacaagccgccgccgccgccgccgcctccacagtCACAAGCCTTCCAGGGATCCTTCAGCCAACCTAACCAGGCGCTGAACAATCTGGATTTCAGCCTGCCCATGGACGGCCAGAGGTCCATCGCAGAGCTGATGAACATGTACGACAACAACTTCATGGCGAACAAGAGCATGAGCAGCGACAGTGTCAGCATCATGGAGAGGCCTAATGCGCTGCCCCCGAGGATGCAGATGGATGATGGTTTCTTTGGACAGGGCAACGGCGTGTTCGATGATGTCAATAGCATGATGCAGCAACCACAGCAGGCGccagtgcagcagcagcagcagcaaccggcACAGCAGCAGTTCTTCATCCGCGACGACGCTCCCTATGGGAGCCAAATGGGCGACATCACCGGCACATCGGAGTTCAGGTTTGGTTCTGGTTTCAACATGTCTAGCAACGTCGACTATCCAGGCGCGGCGCAGCAGAAGAACGATGGCCCCAATTGGTACTACTGA